TTGGTCACCATCGACAGGCCGATCGGCGACAGGCACAGCTCACCCACCGACTGGATCCAGTAGACGGCGAACAGGGTCCAGAACGGGATTTTGCCGTTGGCGCCAACCAGCGCGGACAGGGCGTAGATCAACAGGCCGAAGGCCAGCGCGTTGAAGATGATGCCGAGGCCGAATTTGCGCGGGATCGACGGGTTCGCATCGCGGCGGCCCAGCACCACCCAGATCCACGCGATGATCGGCGCGCAGACGATGATGGCGACCGAGTTCACGCTCTGGAACCAGCCGGTTGGGAACACGAAGCTGCCCAGGTTGCGGTTGACGATCTTATCGGCCAGGAAGGTGAAGGAGCTGCCTGCCTGCTCGAAGAACATCCAGAAAAGGATATTGAAGAAGAAGATGATCAGCATTGCGATGGTCTTGTCGCGCACGACCTTGCCGCCGCGGATACCTTCGATCATCAGCATGATGGCCAGGAGGACGAACAGAATCGACAAGACGATCTGCAGATTGCCGGCGCCAGCCTTCAGCAGGCCGTACATGACTGGGATGACGCACAAGCCGCCGATGACCACCATCACCATGCGCATCGGATTTTGCGCTGCGCCTTCCGGGGCGCCGATGCCTTGCAGGGTCTTGCGGCCGATGGCGAACCACACCAGGCTGATGAGCATGCCGATGCCGGAGGCGAAGAACACTACTTTATAGGCGGGCATCTCCGGAGTGCCGAAGAAGTTCTGCGCGAGGATAGGCGTCAGGATCGGCGACAGGAAGGCGCCGGCATTGATACCCATGTAGAAAATGGTGAAGCCGGAATCGCGGCGGGTGTCGTTGATCGAATACAGCTTCCCGACCATGGTGGAGATGTTCGGTTTGAACAGTCCATTGCCGACGATGATGGTGGCCAGGCCCAGTTTAAAGATGTTCGGATCGGGAATGGTGATGGCGAACAGGCCGGCGGCCATGAAGACCGCGCCGATCAGGATCGAACGCTGGTAGCCGATGACTTTGTCGGCGACGTAGCCGCCGAACACGGCGCCGGCGTACACCAGCGCGAGGTAGGAACCGTAGGTCAGGTTGGCGTCAGCCTCGCCGACGGAGGAGCCGCCGTAAAATTGGGTAACGATGTAGAGCACCAGTGCCCACCGGATGCCGTAGAACGCGAAGCGCTCCCAGAACTCGGTCATGAACAACATCCACAGCGGACTTGGGTGACCCATGATCTGCTTGAATTCCGGTATTACGACTTGCTGGCCTGGTGTAGCTGCACCGCTCATGCGGGTTTCTCCCGAATATAGTTATGAATGGATAAATCATATGAAAAATGCAGCGTGCCGCGGAGGGAAGAATGTGCCTCCTGAGCTCGCCGCCAATTCCAATAGGGCTGCATTCTAATGTAAATCGAGCACCGTCAGCGAATTTTTGCCAGATGTGTTATTTGGGCCGCATTTGGCGCGGCGCACCACTGCGATAATCTGCAACCCGCAGCCCGGCGAGTTGTCGTATATTGGCAGTGCAGGCTCGATTTCACAGAATCAGAAAAGGAAGTGCACCATGGACCACCACGACGTTGTCGATACCCTGATTTCGCCGGAAGGCCGGCTGGAAGTTTTGTCCAAAGCGGAAGTGGCCAAACTGCTCGATACCAGCCAGGGCGGCCTGTATCAGATCTTTCGCAATTGCGCGCTCGCGGTGCTGAACTGCGGCAGCTCGATCGACGACGGCAAGGAACTGCTGGAACGGTATAAATCGTTCGATATCAGCATCGTCCAGCGCGAACGCGGGATCAAGCTCGATATCAAAAGCGCACCGGCGATCGCCTTCGTCGATGGCAAAATGATCAAGGGTATTCACGAGCACCTGTTTGCGGTGCTGCGCGATATTGTCTTCGTCAGCAACGAGGTGACCGACAACCCGAATTTCGACATGACCCGTTCGGACGGCATTACCGATTCGGTGTTTCATATCCTGCGCAATGCGAATGTGCTCAAACCGCAGCGCAATCCGAACCTGGTGGTGTGCTGGGGCGGCCATTCGATCAACCGCGTGGAATACAATTATTCGAAGGAGGTCGGCTACCAGATGGGGCTGCGCGACCTCGATATCTGCACCGGCTGTGGCCCGGGCGCGATGAAGGGGCCGATGAAGGGGGCCACCATAGGCCACGCGAAGCAGCGGCTGACCGGCGGGCGCTATCTCGGAATTTCGGAGCCGGGCATTATCGCGGCAGAATCGCCAAATCCGATCGTCAACGACCTGGTGATCATGCCCGATATCGAAAAGCGGCTGGAAGCGTTTGTCCGCACCGGCCACGGGATTATCGTATTTCCGGGCGGCGCCGGCACCGCGGAGGAGATTCTTTATATCCTCGGCATCCTGCTGCATCCGGATAACGCGGAGATTCCGTATCCGCTGATTTTTACCGGGCCGGAAACCGCGCGCGATTATTTCAGGCAGATCGATTCATTCATCGGCACCACGCTTGGCGCCGCGGCGCAGAAGCGCTACAAGATCATCGTCGACGATCCGGAAGCGGTGGCGCGCGAAATGCAGATGGCAATCAAGGAAGTGCGCGAATTCCGCAAATCGCGCAGCGACGCGTATTACTTCAACTGGCTGCTGAAAATCGACCAGGAATTCCAGCGCCCATTCAAGCCGACGCATGAAAACATGCGCAGCCTGAGCCTGCACAAGAATCAGGAAACACACCTGCTGGCGGCCAATTTGCGGCGCGCGTTTTCAGGCGTGGTCGCGGGTAACGTCAAGAACGAGGGGATTCGCGCGATCGAGAAATATGGCCACTTCGAGATTCACGGCGATCCGGCGATCATGGGGCCGATGGATTCGCTGCTGTCGTCGTTCGTCGCGCAAAGCCGGATGAAACTGCCGGGCAAGACGTATGTGCCTTGCTATCGGGTGATACAGTAGCGTTGCTGAGGTGGCTCAACGGCAGGCGCGGTTCAATCGTGCGGCCGTTGACGCCATGTTCGCGCCGCGCGAGCATAAGGGATGAACTCAGATCCGCGCTCCGTTGAGGATGAACTGACGACCTTGAAGATCAATGTCGCCGTCATTCTTTCGAACTATGCGACGAAGTCCGACTTGCAAGGCCTACGCCTTGAACAGAAATCTGACTATCATGATCTCCGACTTCAAATCGAAGCACTGCGAGTCGAAATACACGATGCGTTTCGAAAGCAGACTTGGAAAATGATAGGGCTGGTCGCGGCGCTGGTCGCGGCCAGCCATGTCGCCACTCGATTCGGCTACTAAAAAATTCAAAATGGGGTCAGGCCCGCAGGACCAGACCCCAAAGTCGCGAGCCCGGTGTCTGGTCCTGCGGAGCGACGGGGACGCCGAGTCACCATCTTCTTATCAGCCGCTTAGTCTTCCTTGCGCAAGTGCGGGAACAGGATCACGTCGCGGATGTTCGGCGAGTCAGTAATCAGCATCATCAGGCGGTCGATGCCGATGCCGCAACCGCCGGCCGGCGGCATGCCGTATTCGAGCGCGCGGATGTAGTCGGCGTCGTAGTACATCGCCTCTTCATCGCCCGCATCCTTGGCCGCCACCTGCGCCAGGAAGCGCGCCGACTGGTCTTCCGCATCGTTCAGCTCCGAGAAGCCGTTGGCGATTTCGCGCCCGACGATGAACAGCTCGAAGCGTTCGGTGATGCCCGGCTCCGTGTCCGATGCGCGCGCCAGCGGCGACACTTCGGCAGGGTAGTCGATGATGAAGGTCGGCTCCCACAGCTGCGCTTCGGCAGTCTCTTCGAACAGCGACAGCTGCAGCGAACCCAGGCCCGACGTGGCGAACGGCTTGACGCCGAACTTGAGCAGCTCCGCCTTCAGGAATTCCATGTCGTGCAGCTGCTCGTTGGTGTAGTGCGGCGCGAACTTGTTGATCGCCTGGACGATCGTCATGCGGTGGAACGGCTTGGACAGGTCCAGCTCGCGACCGCCGTAGGTCAGCATCGCGGTGCCGTGCGCGTCGATCGCGGCCTGGCGGATTACCGCTTCGGTGAAGTTCATGATCCACTGGTAGTCGGTGTACGCCGCATAGAATTCCATCATCGTGAATTCAGGATTGTGGCGCGGCGAGACGCCTTCGTTGCGGAAGTTGCGGTTCACTTCGAATACGCGATCGAAGCCGCCGACCACCAGGCGCTTGAGGTACAGCTCCGGCGCGATCCGCAGGAACATCTCCATGTCGAGCGCGTTGTGGTGCGTGATGAACGGCTTGGCCGCGGCGCCGCCCGGAATCGTGTGCAGCATCGGCGTTTCGACTTCCATGAAGTCGTTCTTCTCCATGAAGCGGCGGATCGACGACATCGCGGCGGTACGGGCCTTGAACACGCGGCGCGTCTCTTCGCTCATGATCAGGTCGACGTAGCGCTGGCGGTATTTGGTTTCCTGGTCGGCCAGGCCGTGGAATTTGTCCGGCAGCGGACGCAGCGACTTGGTGATCAGGCGCAGCTTGGTGACCTTGACCGTCAGCTCGTCGGTCTTGGTCTTGAATAGCGTGCCTTCGACGCCGAGGATGTCGCCCAGGTCGTAGTGGTGCAGCGCTTCCATCGCTTCGGCGCCGGTCAGGTCGAGCGTGGCGTAGATCTGGATGCGGCCGTCGGCGCGCGCGCCCGACGAATCCTGCAGCGTCGCGAACGCGGCCTTCTTGCCCGCTTCGCGCTTGAGCATCATGCGGCCGGCCAGCACCACGGCGACCGGATTG
This window of the Massilia sp. R2A-15 genome carries:
- the lysS gene encoding lysine--tRNA ligase, whose protein sequence is MTTDIQDQAAQPADENKIMAERRAKLATLRDKGVAFPNDFRPEHKASELHAEFGGKSREELEANPVAVVLAGRMMLKREAGKKAAFATLQDSSGARADGRIQIYATLDLTGAEAMEALHHYDLGDILGVEGTLFKTKTDELTVKVTKLRLITKSLRPLPDKFHGLADQETKYRQRYVDLIMSEETRRVFKARTAAMSSIRRFMEKNDFMEVETPMLHTIPGGAAAKPFITHHNALDMEMFLRIAPELYLKRLVVGGFDRVFEVNRNFRNEGVSPRHNPEFTMMEFYAAYTDYQWIMNFTEAVIRQAAIDAHGTAMLTYGGRELDLSKPFHRMTIVQAINKFAPHYTNEQLHDMEFLKAELLKFGVKPFATSGLGSLQLSLFEETAEAQLWEPTFIIDYPAEVSPLARASDTEPGITERFELFIVGREIANGFSELNDAEDQSARFLAQVAAKDAGDEEAMYYDADYIRALEYGMPPAGGCGIGIDRLMMLITDSPNIRDVILFPHLRKED
- the ppnN gene encoding nucleotide 5'-monophosphate nucleosidase PpnN; this encodes MDHHDVVDTLISPEGRLEVLSKAEVAKLLDTSQGGLYQIFRNCALAVLNCGSSIDDGKELLERYKSFDISIVQRERGIKLDIKSAPAIAFVDGKMIKGIHEHLFAVLRDIVFVSNEVTDNPNFDMTRSDGITDSVFHILRNANVLKPQRNPNLVVCWGGHSINRVEYNYSKEVGYQMGLRDLDICTGCGPGAMKGPMKGATIGHAKQRLTGGRYLGISEPGIIAAESPNPIVNDLVIMPDIEKRLEAFVRTGHGIIVFPGGAGTAEEILYILGILLHPDNAEIPYPLIFTGPETARDYFRQIDSFIGTTLGAAAQKRYKIIVDDPEAVAREMQMAIKEVREFRKSRSDAYYFNWLLKIDQEFQRPFKPTHENMRSLSLHKNQETHLLAANLRRAFSGVVAGNVKNEGIRAIEKYGHFEIHGDPAIMGPMDSLLSSFVAQSRMKLPGKTYVPCYRVIQ
- a CDS encoding peptide MFS transporter, which codes for MSGAATPGQQVVIPEFKQIMGHPSPLWMLFMTEFWERFAFYGIRWALVLYIVTQFYGGSSVGEADANLTYGSYLALVYAGAVFGGYVADKVIGYQRSILIGAVFMAAGLFAITIPDPNIFKLGLATIIVGNGLFKPNISTMVGKLYSINDTRRDSGFTIFYMGINAGAFLSPILTPILAQNFFGTPEMPAYKVVFFASGIGMLISLVWFAIGRKTLQGIGAPEGAAQNPMRMVMVVIGGLCVIPVMYGLLKAGAGNLQIVLSILFVLLAIMLMIEGIRGGKVVRDKTIAMLIIFFFNILFWMFFEQAGSSFTFLADKIVNRNLGSFVFPTGWFQSVNSVAIIVCAPIIAWIWVVLGRRDANPSIPRKFGLGIIFNALAFGLLIYALSALVGANGKIPFWTLFAVYWIQSVGELCLSPIGLSMVTKLAPTRLVGLGMGGWFLSTGIGNNLSGIFASYVSGKEGMSVASALSGYTFGFWSLMAGGVILLLLAPVIQKLMHGVK